The proteins below come from a single Panicum hallii strain FIL2 chromosome 7, PHallii_v3.1, whole genome shotgun sequence genomic window:
- the LOC112899756 gene encoding dihydrolipoyllysine-residue succinyltransferase component of 2-oxoglutarate dehydrogenase complex 1, mitochondrial-like isoform X2: MASRVASGLLRRRAGATLGLLRSYTHVRNYSSPLSALIPATSQCSKLARRYYMPNASPYQVWSRSFASDNGDKVEAVVPFMGESVTDGTLANFLKKPGDRVEADEPIAQIETDKVTIDVASPEAGVIEKLIASEGDTVTPGTKVAIISKSAQPAETHVAPSEESTPKESSPPKVEEKPKVEKAPKVEPPKTQAPKPTAPSKTSPSEPQLPPKERERRVPMPRLRKRIANRLKDSQNTFAMLTTFNEVDMTNLMKLRSDYKDEFVTKHGVKLGLMSCFVKAAVSALQNQPIVNAVIDGDDIIYRDYVDVSVAVGTSKGLVVPVIRDADTMNFADIEKGINNLAKKANEGALSIDDMAGGTFTISNGGVYGSLISTPIINPPQSAILGMHSIVQRPVVVNGDILARPMMYLALTYDHRLIDGREAVFFLRRIKDVVEDPRRLLLDI, translated from the exons ATGGCGTCCCGCGTCGCCTCgggcctcctccgccgccgcgccggcgcg ACACTAGGCCTCCTAAGGAGTTATACACATGTCAGAAACTACAGCAGCCCACTTTCAG CTTTGATTCCAGCTACGTCCCAGTGCTCGAAGCTGGCAAG ACGTTATTACATGCCGAATGCCTCTCCGTACCAAGTTTGGAGTCGGTCATTTGCTTCAGATAATG GAGACAAGGTTGAGGCTGTTGTGCCCTTCATGGGTGAATCTGTAACTGATGGAACTCTTGCCAACTTTTTGAAGA AACCCGGTGACAGAGTCGAGGCTGATGAGCCCATAGCACAGATTGAAACTGATAAG GTTACTATAGATGTTGCTAGTCCTGAAGCTGGTGTTATTGAAAAG TTGATTGCTAGTGAAGGTGATACAGTTACTCCAGGCACCAAAGTTGCAATCATATCAAAGTCTGCTCAACCTGCTGAAACGCATGTTGCTCCATCTGAGGAATCAACTCCAAAAGAATCCTCTCCACCAAAAGTTGAAGAGAAACCAAAAGTAGAGAAAGCACCAAAGGTAGAACCTCCGAAGACACAAGCACCTAAGCCTACTGCACCATCAAAAACATCCCCTTCAGAACCACAGCTACCTCCAAAAGAACGAGAGCGGCGG GTGCCGATGCCAAGGCTCAGAAAGCGTATTGCAAACCGTTTGAAGGATTCTCAGAACACCTTTGCAATGCTGACCACATTTAATGAAGTTGACAT GACCAATTTGATGAAGCTTCGTTCTGATTATAAAGATGAATTCGTCACAAAGCATGGTGTCAAATTGGGTCTTATGTCTTGCTTTGTCAAG GCTGCTGTTTCTGCACTTCAAAACCAACCCATTGTCAATGCCGTCATTGATGGTGATGACATCATATACCGAGACTATGTTGACGTCagtgttgctgttggcacttcCAAG GGCCTTGTGGTGCCTGTTATCCGAGATGCTGATACCATGAACTTTGCTGACATAGAGAAAGGGATAAACAACCTTGCAAAGAAGGCAAATGAGGGGGCACTGTCAATTGATGACATGGCAGGAGGAACATTCACCATCTCCAATGGTGGTGTCTATGGAAGCCTTATTAGCACACCTATCATCAACCCCCCACAG TCAGCGATTCTTGGGATGCATTCCATTGTGCAACGCCCTGTTGTTGTGAACGGTGACATCCTCGCAAGGCCGATGATGTACCTTGCCCTGACATACGACCACAGGCTGATCGATGGCAGAGAGGCTGTCTTCTTCCTGCGCCGCATCAAGGATGTGGTCGAGGACCCCAGGAGGTTGCTGCTTGACATTTAA
- the LOC112899756 gene encoding dihydrolipoyllysine-residue succinyltransferase component of 2-oxoglutarate dehydrogenase complex 1, mitochondrial-like isoform X1 — MASRVASGLLRRRAGATLGLLRSYTHVRNYSSPLSALIPATSQCSKLARRRYYMPNASPYQVWSRSFASDNGDKVEAVVPFMGESVTDGTLANFLKKPGDRVEADEPIAQIETDKVTIDVASPEAGVIEKLIASEGDTVTPGTKVAIISKSAQPAETHVAPSEESTPKESSPPKVEEKPKVEKAPKVEPPKTQAPKPTAPSKTSPSEPQLPPKERERRVPMPRLRKRIANRLKDSQNTFAMLTTFNEVDMTNLMKLRSDYKDEFVTKHGVKLGLMSCFVKAAVSALQNQPIVNAVIDGDDIIYRDYVDVSVAVGTSKGLVVPVIRDADTMNFADIEKGINNLAKKANEGALSIDDMAGGTFTISNGGVYGSLISTPIINPPQSAILGMHSIVQRPVVVNGDILARPMMYLALTYDHRLIDGREAVFFLRRIKDVVEDPRRLLLDI, encoded by the exons ATGGCGTCCCGCGTCGCCTCgggcctcctccgccgccgcgccggcgcg ACACTAGGCCTCCTAAGGAGTTATACACATGTCAGAAACTACAGCAGCCCACTTTCAG CTTTGATTCCAGCTACGTCCCAGTGCTCGAAGCTGGCAAG AAGACGTTATTACATGCCGAATGCCTCTCCGTACCAAGTTTGGAGTCGGTCATTTGCTTCAGATAATG GAGACAAGGTTGAGGCTGTTGTGCCCTTCATGGGTGAATCTGTAACTGATGGAACTCTTGCCAACTTTTTGAAGA AACCCGGTGACAGAGTCGAGGCTGATGAGCCCATAGCACAGATTGAAACTGATAAG GTTACTATAGATGTTGCTAGTCCTGAAGCTGGTGTTATTGAAAAG TTGATTGCTAGTGAAGGTGATACAGTTACTCCAGGCACCAAAGTTGCAATCATATCAAAGTCTGCTCAACCTGCTGAAACGCATGTTGCTCCATCTGAGGAATCAACTCCAAAAGAATCCTCTCCACCAAAAGTTGAAGAGAAACCAAAAGTAGAGAAAGCACCAAAGGTAGAACCTCCGAAGACACAAGCACCTAAGCCTACTGCACCATCAAAAACATCCCCTTCAGAACCACAGCTACCTCCAAAAGAACGAGAGCGGCGG GTGCCGATGCCAAGGCTCAGAAAGCGTATTGCAAACCGTTTGAAGGATTCTCAGAACACCTTTGCAATGCTGACCACATTTAATGAAGTTGACAT GACCAATTTGATGAAGCTTCGTTCTGATTATAAAGATGAATTCGTCACAAAGCATGGTGTCAAATTGGGTCTTATGTCTTGCTTTGTCAAG GCTGCTGTTTCTGCACTTCAAAACCAACCCATTGTCAATGCCGTCATTGATGGTGATGACATCATATACCGAGACTATGTTGACGTCagtgttgctgttggcacttcCAAG GGCCTTGTGGTGCCTGTTATCCGAGATGCTGATACCATGAACTTTGCTGACATAGAGAAAGGGATAAACAACCTTGCAAAGAAGGCAAATGAGGGGGCACTGTCAATTGATGACATGGCAGGAGGAACATTCACCATCTCCAATGGTGGTGTCTATGGAAGCCTTATTAGCACACCTATCATCAACCCCCCACAG TCAGCGATTCTTGGGATGCATTCCATTGTGCAACGCCCTGTTGTTGTGAACGGTGACATCCTCGCAAGGCCGATGATGTACCTTGCCCTGACATACGACCACAGGCTGATCGATGGCAGAGAGGCTGTCTTCTTCCTGCGCCGCATCAAGGATGTGGTCGAGGACCCCAGGAGGTTGCTGCTTGACATTTAA